The Georgenia sp. TF02-10 genome window below encodes:
- the panD gene encoding aspartate 1-decarboxylase — MTDPTTPRSLLRPMMIAKIHRATITGADLHYVGSITVDADLLDAADLLPGQQVDVVDVTNGARLTTYVLPGERGTGILVINGAAAHHVRTGDLVIVIAYGQMSDDDARSYTPHVVFVDGANRILDIGDEPGQVPDVDAGEARHVEPSGVSIHSYREELPAARKPDFDI, encoded by the coding sequence ATGACCGACCCCACCACGCCCCGGTCGCTGCTGCGGCCGATGATGATCGCCAAGATCCACCGCGCCACCATCACCGGCGCGGACCTGCACTACGTCGGCTCCATCACCGTCGACGCCGACCTCCTCGACGCCGCGGACCTCCTCCCGGGCCAGCAGGTCGACGTCGTCGACGTCACCAACGGCGCCCGGCTGACCACCTACGTCCTGCCCGGGGAGCGGGGCACCGGCATCCTGGTCATCAACGGCGCCGCCGCGCACCACGTCCGCACCGGCGACCTGGTCATCGTCATCGCCTACGGGCAGATGTCCGACGACGACGCCCGGTCCTACACCCCGCACGTCGTCTTCGTCGACGGCGCCAACCGCATCCTCGACATCGGCGACGAGCCCGGCCAGGTGCCCGACGTCGACGCCGGCGAGGCCCGCCATGTCGAGCCGAGCGGGGTCAGCATCCACAGCTACCGCGAGGAGCTGCCGGCGGCGCGGAAGCCGGACTTCGACATCTGA